In Fimbriimonadales bacterium, the following are encoded in one genomic region:
- a CDS encoding dolichyl-phosphate beta-glucosyltransferase: MTRPHLGVVIPAYNEEPRIEKTLKSIAAFFDSVPYSCVALVVSDGSTDRTNEIVQKFSEQDHRFSLHAYTPNRGKGYAVRTGMLMLEADWLLMCDADLATPIEEVQKLFEAGKPVVIGSRALDRTRIEIHQPWYRELAGKAFNRVVQWFAIPGIWDTQCGFKLFSYEAAKAIFSRCRLNGFSFDFEALLIAKELGFEIAEVPVRWSHQEGSKVRLLIDGIKMLKDLIWLRLTFRSRLQSTSR, from the coding sequence GTGACTCGTCCGCACTTAGGGGTTGTCATTCCCGCTTACAACGAAGAACCTCGAATCGAAAAAACGTTGAAAAGCATCGCTGCGTTCTTCGATTCTGTTCCCTATTCTTGCGTTGCGCTCGTCGTAAGCGACGGAAGCACAGATAGAACGAACGAAATCGTACAAAAGTTTTCGGAACAAGATCATCGCTTTTCGTTGCATGCGTACACCCCGAACAGAGGAAAGGGATATGCAGTAAGAACTGGAATGCTAATGCTCGAAGCGGATTGGCTTTTGATGTGCGACGCCGATTTGGCAACTCCTATCGAGGAAGTACAAAAACTTTTCGAAGCGGGAAAGCCTGTCGTCATCGGTAGTCGCGCATTAGATAGGACGCGTATCGAGATTCATCAACCTTGGTATCGCGAATTGGCAGGCAAAGCGTTCAATCGCGTCGTTCAATGGTTTGCGATTCCCGGCATTTGGGATACGCAATGCGGCTTTAAGTTATTTTCCTACGAGGCGGCAAAAGCAATTTTTTCACGTTGCCGTCTCAATGGATTCAGTTTCGATTTCGAAGCGCTTCTTATCGCAAAAGAACTCGGTTTCGAAATCGCTGAAGTGCCTGTGCGCTGGTCTCATCAAGAAGGGTCGAAAGTGCGTTTGCTCATTGACGGTATCAAAATGCTGAAAGACTTGATTTGGCTTCGTTTGACTTTTCGTTCGAGGTTACAGAGCACTTCGCGATAA
- the rlmN gene encoding 23S rRNA (adenine(2503)-C(2))-methyltransferase RlmN translates to MISQSPPDRKPVLCGMSSEELVAFLCPIATYSESSRLSRVRGKQLAAWIYRKGAESFEEMTDLPVSLRKELESRTVINSVRSVVSQKSNDGVIKLLVESGGDNQRFECVLLPYENRVSCCLSTQVGCAMGCAFCATGLGGYDRNLTAGEIVGQYLLLQKLSSQRISHVVYMGMGEPLHNYDAVLKSLRLFHQEVGLSYRHITVSTVGLVPQILRLAKERLPIHLAISLHSPFDSVRGQIMPVAKRWSVQELLGACREYVSATKRKITFEYLLLEGINDTVEQAEALSELVRGIPCFVNLIPFNYVETESGFRRPSPERIKRFRMTLERRGVAVTQRVERGQDIAAACGQLKGEHEGRFARRRTLYALPSISA, encoded by the coding sequence GTGATTTCTCAATCCCCGCCTGACCGGAAACCTGTGCTTTGCGGGATGAGCAGCGAAGAATTGGTGGCTTTTTTATGTCCGATTGCCACTTATTCCGAGAGCAGTAGGCTCTCGCGGGTAAGGGGGAAGCAACTCGCTGCCTGGATTTACCGAAAGGGGGCGGAGAGTTTCGAGGAGATGACGGATTTGCCGGTTTCTTTGCGAAAAGAACTGGAGTCGAGAACTGTCATCAACAGCGTGAGGAGTGTGGTTTCTCAAAAATCCAACGATGGTGTTATTAAATTGTTGGTCGAATCGGGGGGGGACAATCAGCGATTCGAATGCGTTTTGCTGCCCTACGAAAATCGCGTCAGTTGTTGTCTCAGCACGCAAGTGGGGTGCGCGATGGGATGTGCTTTTTGCGCGACGGGATTGGGTGGATACGATAGAAACCTGACTGCTGGGGAAATCGTCGGGCAGTATCTTCTTTTGCAGAAACTTTCTTCGCAGCGAATCTCGCACGTCGTATATATGGGAATGGGTGAACCATTGCACAATTACGATGCGGTTTTGAAATCTCTGCGGCTTTTTCATCAAGAAGTCGGATTGAGTTATCGCCACATCACCGTTTCGACAGTAGGGCTCGTCCCTCAGATTCTTCGATTGGCGAAGGAACGCCTTCCGATACATTTAGCGATTTCTCTGCACTCGCCTTTCGATTCCGTGCGGGGGCAAATCATGCCGGTAGCGAAAAGATGGAGCGTGCAGGAACTCCTCGGGGCATGCAGGGAATATGTATCCGCTACGAAAAGGAAAATTACGTTCGAATATCTTCTCTTGGAAGGAATCAATGACACAGTAGAACAAGCAGAGGCTCTTTCGGAACTCGTTCGCGGAATACCGTGTTTCGTTAATCTGATTCCATTTAATTATGTGGAAACGGAATCAGGATTTCGGCGTCCTTCCCCCGAAAGAATAAAAAGGTTCAGAATGACTTTAGAAAGACGAGGTGTGGCTGTAACGCAAAGAGTGGAAAGAGGTCAAGACATAGCCGCTGCATGCGGTCAATTGAAAGGCGAACACGAGGGAAGATTTGCAAGAAGGAGAACGTTATACGCCTTACCGTCTATTTCAGCATGA
- the lptC gene encoding LPS export ABC transporter periplasmic protein LptC, producing MIVFVLSAVIWSCGKHPSPEQVAASSEDEYSPRLEIVSSAVDMEVISESGEKLWALKAHRADATLSREEKRGKLTGVEVTLFQENLPYLRITSEYGWADESEKKFDLRGKVFAETNDKRTKLQCERVFGSADAGNIAASNNVRLIYDGMSLGPADNLKARFSKKKGKLEEGARLEWVTFQGQDVWFSDKARNMVISNVVSGEVRTIQDGKFIEMRAEGKPVRAVWSKEGLTVTAESVHGILEPESTEGGESYRLLSATFQNKVTGQMQTKSARVGVKPTPRTINVKAPKAVYEREKSTLTLTGGVVVRSTHPSVVGVLRAPTISVHFKPDTFEAQRIVASGEDITYSDELSDLEIWGLRRIEIREGETKQTRDIEGEGTPLHLRFPARGFEVSANKVEGTFDAREEAIPAEQRLETARFSGGVSGKLSGSAKDRRGQIRKWTAYLRCSEVLYSKGSRTLTLLGGVEIEGDHPLLGFGGGMASAPKMVVKFKEGTFEPESFRMERAGEKKIAAESSLRLTDVEFQSRISEGEYPFRMVLHFWRELVFAMEFRVLRRYE from the coding sequence ATGATAGTATTCGTTCTTTCCGCTGTTATATGGAGTTGCGGGAAGCATCCTTCGCCGGAACAAGTTGCCGCGAGCTCCGAAGACGAATACAGCCCGAGGCTCGAAATTGTTTCCTCTGCTGTGGATATGGAAGTGATTTCGGAATCGGGAGAAAAGTTGTGGGCATTGAAGGCGCACCGTGCCGATGCAACTTTGAGCAGAGAAGAAAAGCGAGGGAAACTCACAGGTGTCGAAGTTACGCTTTTTCAAGAGAATCTTCCTTATTTGCGTATTACATCGGAATACGGTTGGGCGGATGAAAGCGAAAAGAAATTCGACTTGAGGGGGAAGGTCTTTGCCGAGACGAACGATAAACGCACTAAACTGCAATGTGAGAGAGTATTCGGTTCTGCGGATGCTGGAAATATAGCCGCATCGAACAATGTGCGGTTGATCTATGACGGAATGTCTTTAGGACCTGCAGACAATTTGAAAGCGCGTTTTTCGAAAAAGAAGGGAAAACTCGAAGAGGGAGCGCGTTTGGAATGGGTTACTTTTCAAGGGCAAGACGTTTGGTTTTCGGATAAAGCGAGGAACATGGTCATTTCGAACGTAGTTTCGGGAGAAGTGCGCACGATACAAGATGGAAAGTTTATCGAGATGCGGGCGGAGGGGAAACCGGTTCGAGCAGTTTGGTCGAAGGAAGGTTTGACGGTTACAGCGGAAAGCGTGCACGGGATATTAGAGCCGGAAAGCACAGAGGGGGGGGAATCCTATCGGCTGCTCTCCGCGACGTTTCAGAACAAAGTTACGGGGCAGATGCAGACGAAATCCGCGCGCGTAGGAGTAAAGCCGACCCCGAGAACGATAAACGTCAAGGCTCCGAAAGCAGTTTATGAACGCGAGAAATCTACGCTTACACTTACGGGGGGGGTCGTCGTTCGTTCCACTCATCCGTCCGTAGTGGGTGTTTTGCGGGCTCCGACGATTTCCGTGCATTTCAAACCCGACACGTTCGAAGCACAACGCATCGTAGCATCAGGGGAAGATATCACTTATTCCGATGAACTAAGCGATTTAGAAATATGGGGCTTGCGACGCATCGAAATTCGTGAAGGGGAGACGAAACAGACACGCGACATCGAAGGGGAAGGAACGCCGCTCCATTTGCGATTTCCAGCAAGGGGTTTCGAAGTATCGGCAAATAAAGTCGAAGGGACTTTCGATGCTCGCGAAGAGGCGATTCCTGCCGAGCAACGACTCGAAACGGCGAGATTTTCAGGCGGAGTCAGCGGGAAACTTTCCGGGAGCGCAAAGGATCGGAGGGGGCAAATTCGAAAATGGACTGCCTATTTGCGATGTTCGGAAGTGCTCTATTCGAAAGGGTCACGGACTTTGACATTGTTGGGGGGGGTAGAAATCGAAGGAGACCATCCCCTGCTGGGATTCGGCGGGGGGATGGCTTCCGCTCCTAAGATGGTGGTGAAATTCAAAGAAGGAACTTTCGAGCCGGAATCTTTTCGAATGGAACGCGCTGGTGAAAAAAAGATAGCCGCAGAATCGAGCCTGCGTTTAACGGATGTTGAATTTCAGAGCAGAATTTCTGAAGGAGAATACCCCTTCCGTATGGTTCTCCATTTTTGGAGGGAACTGGTTTTCGCAATGGAGTTTCGCGTATTACGGCGGTATGAGTGA
- a CDS encoding D-cysteine desulfhydrase family protein, giving the protein MTMHHLRIPLICSPTPLHKLERLSQRLGIELYIKRDDLTGFAGGGNKGRKLEFLIYDALQSGADTVVTRGAYQSNFVRQTAGVCAMYGLEFHAVVMHWPYPAPGRETRPKNWSEPKKISGNMILNHWLGAHIHVLPDGTFHEMENHMHTLAEELRKKGKKVYEIPGGGSNPIGALGYLIAFDELCRQSPPFDQIIVASGSGGTQTGLTFAVRRAGVKTKLIGICTDNEPEMVEDFCEIAKGLEILTGTKLKLTQEDFDLRMEYHGGGYQVPNSETQEAIRTLARTEGIFLDPVYTGKAFAGVLDLAKKGELEGRTLFWHTGGFPVLFAEGREPE; this is encoded by the coding sequence ATGACAATGCACCATCTGCGCATCCCGCTCATCTGCTCGCCTACCCCGCTTCATAAACTCGAGCGTCTTTCACAACGACTCGGAATCGAACTCTACATCAAGCGGGACGACCTGACCGGATTCGCAGGAGGTGGAAACAAGGGGAGAAAACTCGAATTTCTTATTTACGACGCCCTCCAAAGTGGCGCGGACACCGTTGTAACACGAGGCGCATATCAAAGTAATTTCGTTCGTCAAACTGCCGGTGTCTGCGCAATGTACGGGCTCGAATTCCATGCCGTCGTCATGCATTGGCCTTATCCCGCTCCCGGAAGAGAGACGCGACCGAAAAACTGGAGCGAACCGAAAAAAATTAGCGGAAATATGATCCTGAATCACTGGCTCGGAGCACACATTCACGTACTCCCCGATGGAACTTTTCACGAAATGGAAAATCACATGCACACCCTTGCCGAAGAATTGCGAAAAAAAGGGAAAAAAGTCTACGAAATACCAGGGGGGGGAAGCAATCCTATCGGGGCGTTGGGATATCTGATTGCGTTCGATGAACTATGCCGACAATCCCCACCGTTTGACCAAATTATCGTAGCGAGCGGAAGCGGCGGAACACAAACGGGCTTGACTTTCGCCGTCCGAAGAGCGGGAGTAAAAACGAAACTGATCGGCATATGCACGGACAACGAACCAGAAATGGTCGAAGATTTCTGCGAAATCGCGAAAGGTCTCGAGATTTTAACAGGAACGAAACTGAAACTCACCCAAGAGGATTTCGATTTGCGAATGGAATATCACGGTGGGGGATATCAAGTACCGAATTCCGAAACTCAAGAAGCCATTCGAACTCTCGCAAGAACAGAAGGCATTTTCCTCGACCCTGTTTACACCGGAAAAGCCTTTGCAGGAGTTTTAGACTTAGCGAAAAAGGGAGAATTGGAAGGGCGTACTCTGTTTTGGCATACAGGTGGTTTTCCGGTTCTCTTCGCAGAAGGACGCGAACCGGAATAA
- a CDS encoding PDZ domain-containing protein gives MNTATLFLIFSTFSTFLTPPSQVLEEARLMQYPDIYGERIVFTYGGNLWLVPDEGGVARQITTSPGLEWTAKFSPDGKWIAFTGQYEGNSDVYIIPSQGGEPKRLTMHPDTDQVVEWTPDGQSIIFISPRESKNGRYREAFTISIKGGTPEVIPMGESGLLSPSPDGKAFAYNRISTEFATWKRYRGGLQSWISFYEPSTNRYWELPHEKGDRSAYLWPMWVDHRVYYVNDSDGIRNLYVYDTKAQRKKQLTHFTEYDISWPSYGSGKIVFVREGKLWTLDIETEKIREVKVRILTDLPETRPRRVSLAGNVRDVTISPSAVRVAVEARGELFSVPVKEGVTKNFSNTTGARERFPRWSPDGKWILFASDKTGEYEFYIQKSDLSEEPIRITQGSNRFLNPPVWSPDSKKFFYTDSSNRGYIVDIETKEKKTIGKPEYPAYGDAVWSPDSKWLAYSRSESTGFSRIYIYDVEKGQETLISEGMFDDTNPVFDATGKYLFFVSRRNIGFASDVFELSPIATNTDMILGWTLKKETPSPFAPKDEGEKIEEKAKEGEGQKPTEQKPEQKPEQKQPGKPEPPKVEIETQGIHERVFVVPIPPGSYQLVAAPKGKILYTSAPTFGMQGGSPTLFSFDLESKQSAPILSGFSALAFTPNYDKMAYLSGSAVGVVPVAPNQKTTDGRVRTDDVEARIDPRAEWKHGYWEAWRYVRDYFWADNIAGLDWQAIGERYAKWLPHVAHRTDLDQLLWEMLGDLGTGHAYLLRTGFGARPGPQVGLLGADFENTAQGLRFKKIYRGHPWDSNRRAPLGEPGLNVKEGDFLLAVDGIKLGPNTSLDDLLEGKANKLVELTINSTPSEEGSRKILVRPIADDVELRYADWIDSRRKYVEEKSNGRIAYVHVPDTAFGGIVEFWRMFYPQVDKDAMIIDERYNGGGFIPDFFIEKLSRKLLTYWKPRDLGSFRSPSAAMLGPKVMLINAYAGSGGDAFPYFFKKRNIGPLIGTRTWGGLIGIMGVRDLMCGGGITVPQFAMWDLDEKGRPRWVVENIGVEPDIEVDNRPDLVAQGKDPQLDAAIEYLLNELKKNPPRKPKEPPFPGVIDK, from the coding sequence ATGAACACAGCCACACTTTTTCTCATATTTTCTACATTTTCGACATTCCTGACTCCCCCTTCGCAAGTTCTGGAAGAGGCGAGGTTGATGCAATACCCCGACATTTACGGTGAAAGAATCGTCTTCACCTATGGCGGCAATTTGTGGCTCGTTCCTGACGAGGGGGGGGTAGCGCGTCAAATCACGACGAGCCCTGGTCTCGAATGGACGGCGAAATTTTCTCCTGATGGAAAATGGATAGCCTTTACCGGTCAATACGAAGGAAACTCCGATGTTTACATCATCCCAAGCCAGGGGGGGGAACCGAAGCGTCTCACCATGCACCCCGATACAGACCAAGTCGTCGAATGGACGCCTGATGGGCAATCGATCATTTTTATTTCACCTCGCGAGAGCAAGAATGGGCGCTACCGTGAAGCGTTTACGATCTCGATAAAAGGTGGAACCCCTGAAGTCATTCCCATGGGCGAATCCGGCCTGCTCTCTCCTTCACCGGATGGAAAGGCATTTGCCTATAATCGCATTTCCACGGAATTCGCCACTTGGAAACGATACAGAGGCGGTCTGCAAAGTTGGATTTCTTTTTACGAACCTTCCACGAACCGTTATTGGGAATTGCCGCACGAAAAAGGCGACCGTTCGGCTTATTTATGGCCCATGTGGGTAGACCATCGCGTTTATTACGTAAACGATTCCGATGGCATAAGAAATCTCTATGTGTATGACACGAAAGCGCAAAGGAAAAAACAGCTCACGCACTTTACGGAATACGATATCTCATGGCCCAGTTATGGTTCTGGAAAAATCGTTTTCGTGCGTGAAGGGAAACTGTGGACACTCGATATCGAAACGGAAAAGATTCGAGAAGTCAAAGTTCGCATTCTTACGGATTTGCCGGAGACTCGTCCGCGAAGAGTTTCGCTTGCAGGAAATGTGCGCGACGTTACGATTTCACCTTCAGCAGTGCGAGTCGCAGTCGAAGCGCGAGGTGAACTTTTCAGTGTTCCCGTAAAAGAAGGTGTAACGAAAAACTTTTCGAATACCACCGGAGCGAGAGAGCGCTTTCCTCGCTGGTCTCCCGATGGGAAATGGATACTTTTTGCCAGTGATAAAACCGGCGAATACGAATTCTATATTCAAAAATCCGATTTATCGGAAGAGCCGATCCGAATCACGCAAGGCAGCAACCGTTTTCTCAACCCCCCCGTTTGGTCACCGGACAGTAAAAAGTTTTTCTATACGGATTCTTCGAATCGTGGCTACATCGTAGACATCGAAACGAAAGAGAAAAAAACCATCGGCAAGCCTGAATATCCTGCATATGGCGATGCGGTTTGGTCTCCCGATTCGAAATGGCTCGCTTACAGTCGCTCAGAATCTACTGGTTTCAGTAGAATTTACATTTACGATGTCGAAAAAGGACAAGAAACATTAATCAGCGAAGGAATGTTCGACGATACGAATCCTGTTTTCGACGCTACCGGCAAATATCTCTTTTTCGTCTCGCGCAGGAACATCGGCTTTGCAAGCGACGTTTTCGAGTTATCGCCCATAGCGACGAACACGGACATGATTTTAGGCTGGACGTTGAAAAAAGAAACACCTTCTCCGTTCGCACCTAAAGACGAAGGGGAAAAAATAGAAGAAAAAGCGAAAGAAGGCGAAGGACAAAAACCGACAGAACAAAAACCAGAGCAGAAACCAGAACAAAAACAACCCGGAAAACCAGAACCTCCGAAAGTAGAAATCGAAACGCAGGGAATCCATGAACGCGTGTTCGTCGTTCCTATCCCCCCCGGAAGTTACCAACTCGTCGCCGCTCCTAAAGGAAAAATTTTGTACACTTCTGCACCGACATTCGGGATGCAAGGGGGATCTCCTACGCTATTTTCGTTCGATTTAGAATCGAAACAATCCGCGCCGATTCTTTCGGGCTTTTCTGCACTCGCTTTCACGCCGAATTACGACAAAATGGCGTACCTATCCGGAAGCGCAGTCGGGGTGGTGCCCGTGGCTCCTAATCAAAAGACTACGGATGGACGCGTGCGAACGGACGACGTAGAGGCAAGAATAGACCCGCGCGCTGAATGGAAACACGGTTATTGGGAAGCGTGGCGATACGTTCGAGATTATTTTTGGGCAGACAACATCGCAGGACTCGATTGGCAAGCCATTGGAGAGCGTTATGCGAAATGGCTACCTCATGTCGCGCATCGAACAGATTTAGACCAATTGCTATGGGAAATGTTAGGAGATTTAGGAACAGGACATGCCTATCTTCTTCGCACCGGTTTCGGCGCTCGCCCCGGTCCGCAAGTCGGTTTGTTGGGAGCAGATTTCGAGAACACCGCGCAAGGATTGCGTTTCAAAAAGATTTATCGAGGACATCCATGGGATTCGAACCGTCGTGCTCCATTGGGAGAACCCGGACTCAACGTGAAGGAAGGAGATTTTCTTCTTGCAGTTGACGGAATCAAACTCGGACCGAACACCAGTTTAGACGACCTTCTCGAAGGAAAGGCAAACAAACTCGTCGAACTCACGATTAACTCCACACCGAGTGAAGAAGGCTCCCGAAAGATTCTCGTTCGACCTATTGCAGATGACGTAGAACTTCGTTATGCAGATTGGATCGATAGCCGTCGGAAATACGTAGAAGAAAAATCGAACGGGCGCATCGCTTATGTGCATGTTCCCGATACTGCTTTTGGCGGAATCGTGGAATTTTGGCGAATGTTTTATCCCCAAGTGGATAAAGACGCGATGATTATAGACGAGCGCTACAACGGTGGCGGATTCATCCCCGATTTCTTCATCGAAAAACTCAGCCGGAAACTTCTGACCTATTGGAAGCCTCGGGATTTGGGAAGTTTTCGTTCACCGAGCGCCGCGATGTTAGGTCCTAAAGTGATGCTCATTAATGCATATGCAGGTTCTGGGGGGGATGCTTTCCCTTATTTCTTCAAAAAGCGCAACATCGGTCCTCTAATCGGAACGCGAACTTGGGGGGGCTTGATTGGCATTATGGGTGTACGAGACTTGATGTGCGGTGGTGGAATTACCGTTCCTCAATTCGCAATGTGGGACTTGGACGAGAAAGGCAGACCACGTTGGGTAGTGGAAAACATAGGAGTCGAACCGGATATCGAAGTCGACAACCGTCCGGATCTCGTCGCACAAGGCAAAGACCCTCAATTGGATGCTGCCATCGAGTATTTGCTCAATGAACTCAAGAAAAATCCCCCCCGCAAACCGAAAGAGCCTCCTTTCCCGGGAGTTATCGATAAATAA
- a CDS encoding S-layer homology domain-containing protein codes for MKRTLKIALGAAFITVLFAPTFAQENFPDAPEYHWAYQQLLNMKNEGILVGYPDGLFRGGRPASRYEMAVAINAAYERLKQMVGDLSNQITAINQKIEDLDDRYASKADLAALRDQLASLQSDMQRMRGWGDDIENLKKMADMFQKDLAELGVDVEAMKKDLSDLASRVEALEKRKPAVDIHGDVNFIAIGAHSTDGLFGLGVDARILGARDWDGDGILDVAGITRDLQMGHELALQFAGTNDTGPQWHATVVVGNLLGYNDVDGDGFPDSSFFGDQGSTQLGLPFDEVNESVYIQDLGVKYNTSIGGQEFEAEIGRIGFKTGKYFFYRVDNTPYFENWRWDDHNWYFDGGRVGFDWGAVDLDVWVGKVGRSDTNGTTIWPIFSGGQFNFGSGVGLPVGSIVVDTTLGFNLDIDIGERGDIMLNYIFLDWAAPGFEPRTGTPADRITVWGGEVNFDITDNIVLNGGYSRSDWMDNTSTALDEKNFAWWAQIGWQSERWGLYAGWRRIEPYFAAPGDWGRMAIFWNPIDNEGFYGGLNVNISENVKANVSGYFFTGLRDSTDPDMVLFDEDDDITGIMGDIEFKIGESWTAMLGAEFVKFDFDTGTEDEYMWWRAGFRWTPEKDHFVKFFYEFSDVDFGLGTDFKGGLATVQWSKKI; via the coding sequence ATGAAACGAACGCTGAAAATCGCGCTCGGCGCAGCGTTTATAACGGTGCTCTTCGCACCCACTTTCGCTCAAGAAAACTTCCCCGACGCTCCGGAGTATCACTGGGCTTACCAGCAACTGCTCAACATGAAAAATGAGGGCATTCTGGTCGGCTATCCGGACGGTCTTTTCCGGGGAGGCCGCCCTGCGAGCCGCTATGAAATGGCGGTCGCTATCAACGCGGCTTACGAACGCCTGAAACAAATGGTTGGGGATTTGTCTAACCAAATCACCGCAATTAACCAGAAAATCGAAGACCTCGACGACAGATACGCTTCTAAGGCTGACCTCGCTGCCCTTCGAGACCAACTCGCTTCCCTCCAATCCGACATGCAGAGAATGCGCGGCTGGGGTGACGACATCGAGAACCTCAAGAAGATGGCAGACATGTTCCAAAAGGACTTGGCTGAACTCGGCGTAGATGTCGAGGCGATGAAGAAAGACCTATCCGACCTCGCTTCTCGGGTCGAAGCACTCGAGAAAAGGAAGCCGGCAGTTGATATTCATGGCGACGTGAACTTCATCGCTATTGGTGCCCACAGCACCGATGGTCTGTTCGGCCTGGGTGTCGATGCCCGTATCCTCGGTGCTAGAGACTGGGATGGCGATGGCATTCTTGACGTTGCAGGCATCACCCGAGACTTGCAAATGGGCCATGAACTCGCTTTGCAGTTCGCCGGAACGAACGACACAGGACCTCAATGGCATGCAACCGTCGTAGTAGGAAACTTGCTTGGTTACAATGATGTCGACGGCGACGGCTTTCCTGATTCCTCGTTTTTCGGGGACCAAGGCAGTACACAACTCGGGCTTCCGTTCGACGAGGTCAATGAGTCTGTGTATATCCAAGACCTTGGCGTGAAGTACAACACTTCGATTGGCGGTCAGGAATTCGAAGCCGAAATCGGTCGAATCGGATTCAAAACCGGAAAGTACTTCTTCTACCGCGTGGATAACACCCCGTACTTCGAAAACTGGCGCTGGGACGACCACAACTGGTATTTCGATGGAGGTCGAGTTGGCTTCGACTGGGGAGCCGTTGACCTCGACGTTTGGGTCGGAAAAGTCGGACGAAGTGACACGAATGGCACCACCATCTGGCCCATTTTCTCTGGAGGTCAATTCAACTTCGGCTCGGGTGTTGGACTCCCCGTCGGGTCTATAGTAGTTGACACCACCCTTGGATTCAACTTAGATATAGACATCGGCGAACGAGGCGATATCATGCTCAACTACATCTTCTTGGATTGGGCTGCCCCTGGGTTCGAACCGAGAACCGGTACCCCTGCTGACCGAATCACCGTCTGGGGTGGCGAAGTGAACTTCGACATCACGGACAACATCGTGCTCAACGGTGGCTACAGCCGCTCCGACTGGATGGACAACACCAGCACTGCTCTCGATGAGAAGAACTTTGCATGGTGGGCTCAAATCGGTTGGCAATCCGAACGTTGGGGTCTCTATGCCGGCTGGCGCCGCATCGAACCCTACTTCGCTGCTCCCGGCGACTGGGGACGAATGGCTATCTTTTGGAACCCCATTGACAACGAAGGGTTCTATGGTGGACTCAACGTCAACATCAGCGAGAACGTAAAAGCGAACGTCTCCGGCTACTTCTTCACTGGTCTTCGCGACAGCACTGACCCGGATATGGTTCTCTTCGATGAAGATGACGACATCACCGGAATCATGGGAGACATCGAGTTCAAGATCGGTGAATCGTGGACAGCGATGCTCGGCGCTGAATTCGTGAAGTTCGACTTCGATACCGGAACTGAAGATGAGTACATGTGGTGGCGAGCGGGATTCCGCTGGACACCCGAAAAAGACCACTTCGTAAAGTTCTTCTATGAATTCAGCGACGTGGACTTCGGCCTCGGTACCGACTTCAAAGGTGGATTAGCGACCGTCCAATGGTCTAAGAAGATCTAA
- the metK gene encoding methionine adenosyltransferase, with product MGDFKLFTSESVSEGHPDKVADQISDAILDECLRCDPESRTAIETLLGMGFAVITGEIKTEGYVDMTEVVRNTIIEVGYTDAELGLDGRTCGVLVSVHEQSEDIGIGVDSGGAGDQGMMFGYACDETPELMPLPIALAHAIMRQHAKVKRECPELGFRPDGKCQVTVLYEGGKPKAIHTIVCSCQHEDKLSREEVEERALRTIIRPALEKYHMFVDIPDNIQYHVNPTGRFVRGGPTADSGLTGRKIIVDTYGGFCPHGGGAFSGKDPTKVDRSGAYMARHVAKCVVSAGLAKKVQIALAYAIGRAEPIHISVETFGTETMPVEKIEEKIKNRFDFSPRAIAEYLGLRSPKVKYLPTAKNGHFGHPEFPWENTDAAKDLL from the coding sequence GTGGGAGATTTTAAATTATTCACTTCCGAAAGCGTAAGTGAGGGGCATCCGGATAAAGTCGCCGACCAAATCTCCGATGCGATTTTAGACGAATGCCTTCGTTGCGACCCAGAAAGTCGCACTGCTATCGAAACGCTCCTCGGCATGGGTTTCGCCGTGATTACGGGTGAAATCAAAACGGAAGGCTACGTGGATATGACCGAGGTCGTTCGCAATACGATTATCGAAGTCGGATATACGGACGCAGAATTAGGGCTCGACGGACGGACATGCGGGGTTTTGGTGTCCGTTCACGAACAAAGCGAAGATATCGGCATCGGAGTGGATTCCGGAGGGGCAGGAGATCAAGGAATGATGTTCGGATACGCCTGCGATGAAACTCCTGAACTCATGCCACTCCCCATTGCATTGGCGCATGCAATCATGCGACAACATGCAAAAGTAAAAAGAGAATGTCCGGAACTCGGTTTTCGTCCCGATGGAAAATGCCAAGTTACCGTTCTTTACGAAGGCGGGAAACCCAAAGCGATACACACTATCGTTTGTTCTTGTCAACACGAAGATAAACTGAGTCGTGAGGAAGTGGAGGAGAGGGCGTTGCGAACGATCATTCGCCCAGCGCTCGAGAAATATCACATGTTCGTAGACATTCCCGATAACATTCAATATCACGTCAATCCTACCGGTCGTTTCGTAAGAGGAGGACCGACTGCGGACAGCGGGTTGACAGGCAGAAAAATCATCGTGGACACATACGGAGGTTTTTGTCCCCACGGTGGGGGGGCATTTAGCGGCAAAGACCCGACGAAAGTCGACCGCAGCGGTGCGTACATGGCGCGTCATGTTGCAAAATGCGTCGTTTCTGCCGGACTTGCGAAAAAAGTCCAGATTGCGCTCGCGTATGCGATTGGGCGCGCAGAACCCATCCATATTTCGGTAGAAACTTTCGGAACAGAAACGATGCCCGTTGAAAAAATCGAGGAGAAAATCAAAAACCGGTTCGATTTTAGCCCACGCGCCATCGCAGAATATTTGGGGCTTCGCTCGCCGAAAGTGAAATATCTTCCCACGGCGAAAAATGGTCATTTCGGACACCCTGAATTTCCATGGGAAAACACGGATGCAGCAAAGGATTTGTTGTAA